A window of the Tunturibacter empetritectus genome harbors these coding sequences:
- a CDS encoding LLM class flavin-dependent oxidoreductase, with protein sequence MTLDKVEKKLRLSVLDQSPVPAGSMPGQALQNSIELAKLVDELGYGRFWMSEHHAMDTLACTAPEVMLARIGAETKRIRIGSGGIMLPHYTPLKVAECFRTLHALYPGRVDLGIGRAPGGGPIEALALKRDRKTKMLDDFPDQVSELLAFLGHRFPEGHPFAGIRVSPEMPGAPDVWMLGSSLWSAAAAVEFGLPYSFAHFFSPVNTRAAIETYRRGFTESIYRKTAEATVAVGVICAETQEEAEFLFSSVRLLQRRIRQGDRRPVASPEEAARELYLLGDMPQEEGEWPRYFVGTPALVRERLEAMAAELGIGELLVNTIVWEQKKRLRSYELLAREFEVEPVGVTGARQSAETPLYR encoded by the coding sequence GTGACTTTAGACAAGGTAGAAAAAAAGCTTCGACTTTCGGTGCTGGATCAGTCGCCGGTGCCTGCGGGGAGCATGCCGGGGCAGGCGTTGCAAAACTCGATTGAACTGGCGAAGCTGGTCGATGAGTTGGGGTATGGCCGGTTCTGGATGTCGGAACACCATGCGATGGATACGCTGGCGTGTACGGCGCCCGAGGTGATGCTGGCCCGGATCGGTGCAGAGACCAAACGGATCCGGATTGGATCGGGTGGGATTATGCTGCCGCACTACACGCCGCTGAAGGTTGCGGAGTGCTTTCGGACGCTGCATGCGCTGTATCCGGGGCGAGTGGATCTGGGGATTGGGCGCGCGCCGGGCGGTGGGCCGATTGAGGCATTGGCTTTGAAGCGTGATCGGAAGACGAAGATGCTGGATGATTTTCCTGACCAGGTGAGCGAGCTGCTGGCGTTTCTAGGGCACCGGTTTCCGGAGGGGCATCCGTTCGCGGGGATTCGGGTCTCACCGGAGATGCCGGGAGCGCCGGATGTGTGGATGCTGGGGTCGAGCCTGTGGAGCGCGGCAGCGGCGGTGGAGTTTGGCCTGCCTTACTCGTTTGCGCACTTCTTCAGCCCGGTGAATACGCGAGCGGCGATTGAGACTTATCGGCGTGGTTTTACTGAGAGCATCTACCGGAAGACGGCGGAGGCTACGGTGGCGGTGGGTGTGATCTGCGCAGAGACGCAGGAGGAGGCGGAGTTTCTGTTTTCGAGCGTGCGTCTGCTGCAGCGGCGAATTCGCCAGGGGGATCGGCGGCCGGTGGCTTCGCCCGAGGAAGCGGCGCGGGAGTTGTACCTGTTAGGCGATATGCCGCAAGAGGAGGGCGAGTGGCCGCGGTACTTTGTGGGAACGCCTGCGCTGGTGCGAGAGCGGCTGGAGGCGATGGCTGCGGAGTTGGGGATCGGGGAGCTGCTCGTGAATACGATTGTGTGGGAACAGAAGAAGCGGCTGCGGAGTTATGAGTTGTTGGCGCGAGAGTTTGAAGTGGAACCGGTTGGGGTGACTGGTGCGAGGCAGTCAGCTGAAACGCCACTCTACCGGTAA
- a CDS encoding putative DNA modification/repair radical SAM protein: MNVQQKLEILADAAKYDASCASSGAKRSGNGKGVGHSDGMGICHSYTPDGRCVSLLKILLTNFCTYDCVFCVNRISSNIQRARFTPDEVVKLTLDFYKRNYIEGLFLSSGIIQSPDYTMEQLIQVAKSLRTVHHFGGYIHLKAIPGASERLIEQAGLFADRLSANIELPTQQDLVQLAPEKKTAVIESTMNKIALHKDEADEDRRKLPSTPKFTAAGQSTQMVVGATPATDREILKTATHLYGQYKLRRIYYTGFSPYPDADARLPLKPAPLIREHRLYQSDWLMRFYGFTAAELTSEEEPSLSLTEDPKTTWAKSHPEFFPVDVNAAPREVLLRVPGIGYRNVERILSIRKYHRLLIDDLKKLHVRLKNALPYLIAIDHIPHQQPAADEAQPFTQLDLFAPLSALTGSL; this comes from the coding sequence ATGAACGTTCAACAAAAACTCGAAATCCTCGCCGACGCTGCAAAGTATGACGCCTCGTGCGCGTCATCAGGAGCCAAGCGCAGTGGCAACGGCAAGGGTGTCGGCCACTCCGACGGCATGGGGATCTGCCACAGCTACACCCCTGACGGTCGCTGCGTCTCTCTGCTTAAGATTCTGCTCACTAACTTCTGCACCTACGACTGCGTCTTCTGCGTCAATCGGATCTCCTCCAATATCCAACGCGCGCGCTTCACTCCCGACGAGGTTGTCAAACTCACGCTCGACTTTTACAAACGCAACTACATCGAAGGTCTCTTTCTCTCCTCCGGCATCATTCAATCCCCTGACTACACCATGGAGCAGCTCATCCAGGTCGCCAAGAGCCTACGCACCGTTCATCACTTCGGCGGTTACATCCACCTCAAAGCAATCCCCGGAGCCAGCGAGCGCCTCATCGAGCAAGCCGGACTCTTCGCCGACCGTCTCAGCGCCAACATTGAGCTTCCCACCCAGCAGGACCTCGTCCAACTCGCCCCCGAAAAGAAAACCGCAGTCATCGAATCCACGATGAACAAGATCGCCCTGCACAAAGACGAGGCCGACGAGGATCGCCGCAAGCTCCCATCAACTCCAAAGTTCACCGCCGCAGGCCAGTCCACACAGATGGTCGTAGGAGCCACGCCAGCCACCGACCGCGAGATCCTCAAGACCGCCACCCATCTCTACGGCCAGTACAAACTGCGCCGCATCTACTACACCGGCTTTAGCCCCTACCCCGATGCAGATGCTCGCCTCCCGCTGAAGCCGGCGCCTCTGATCCGGGAGCATCGCCTCTATCAATCCGACTGGCTCATGCGCTTCTACGGCTTCACCGCAGCCGAACTCACCTCCGAAGAAGAACCCTCGCTCTCCCTCACCGAAGATCCAAAGACCACCTGGGCAAAATCCCATCCTGAGTTCTTCCCTGTCGATGTCAACGCTGCGCCGCGCGAAGTACTTCTCCGCGTCCCCGGCATCGGCTACCGCAACGTCGAGCGCATCCTCAGCATCCGTAAGTACCATCGCCTCCTCATCGACGACCTGAAGAAACTTCACGTTCGCCTGAAGAACGCCTTACCCTATCTCATCGCTATCGACCACATTCCTCATCAGCAACCCGCCGCAGATGAGGCGCAACCTTTCACACAGCTCGATCTATTCGCACCTCTCAGCGCACTCACCGGCTCTCTTTAA
- a CDS encoding UdgX family uracil-DNA binding protein (This protein belongs to the uracil DNA glycosylase superfamily, members of which act in excision repair of DNA. However, it belongs more specifically to UdgX branch, whose founding member was found to bind uracil in DNA (where it does not belong), without cleaving it, appears to promote DNA repair by a pathway involving RecA, rather than base excision.) encodes MKRILLEPDFNAWREAAREALHLGYLPEELELQDSTVPSTLDLTLELADGPTGPPITAPHTSKSFLESAECAAVHRDPLRWNLLYRILYRLQANRNLLKISVDPDVAELERLESQVRRDLHKMHAFVRFRMVLEPDDLNGRPIVVDESLPTDPNPHHLVLAVPTPFGLNHTALPHCEPDPHATPTPSQPDTCEHFIAWYQPDHRILPLAAPFFVERFGIMRWTILTPDASVSWDPTGKQLAFAPGLPRESAPAEDELEDLWRSYYASIYNPARINPEMMRSEMPVRYWKNLPEISLLPDLLIKSQSRVSDMVTRQQQQPSAQPFVPEDHSLPTLRAALPACKGCELYQHATQVVPGVGAARAKLILVGEQPGDQEDLQGQPFVGPAGNILDRVMAELDIDRSKVYVTNAVKHFKFIQRGKFRLHQNPRMSEISACRPWLLAEIDSIQPNVVLCLGASASKSLLGGTFALMRDHGKILNTPYANQVIATIHPSAVLRARDKESGEQLFQILRDDLALAWHTAQKPALTPV; translated from the coding sequence ATGAAGCGAATTCTCCTTGAACCCGACTTCAACGCATGGCGTGAAGCAGCACGCGAAGCCCTGCACCTCGGCTATCTCCCCGAGGAACTCGAGCTGCAAGACTCGACTGTCCCCTCCACGCTGGACCTTACCCTCGAATTGGCCGACGGTCCCACCGGCCCTCCAATTACGGCGCCGCATACCTCCAAATCCTTTCTCGAATCCGCAGAGTGCGCCGCCGTCCATCGCGATCCCCTGCGCTGGAATCTCCTATATCGCATCCTCTATCGCCTGCAAGCCAATCGCAATCTCCTTAAAATCTCCGTCGACCCCGACGTCGCCGAACTCGAACGTCTCGAATCGCAGGTCCGCCGCGACCTTCATAAGATGCACGCCTTCGTCCGCTTTCGCATGGTGCTCGAACCGGACGATCTCAACGGCCGCCCCATCGTCGTCGACGAATCCCTCCCCACTGACCCCAATCCGCACCACCTTGTACTCGCCGTGCCTACGCCCTTTGGCCTCAACCACACCGCACTTCCCCACTGCGAACCTGATCCTCACGCCACCCCAACGCCCTCACAGCCCGACACCTGCGAACACTTCATCGCCTGGTACCAGCCCGACCACCGCATCCTTCCACTCGCAGCGCCTTTCTTCGTCGAACGCTTCGGCATCATGCGCTGGACTATCCTTACGCCCGACGCCTCCGTCTCGTGGGATCCTACCGGCAAACAACTCGCCTTCGCCCCGGGCCTGCCTCGCGAGTCTGCCCCCGCCGAAGACGAGCTCGAAGATCTCTGGCGCTCGTACTACGCCAGCATCTACAACCCCGCGCGCATCAACCCGGAGATGATGCGCAGCGAGATGCCCGTCCGCTACTGGAAGAATCTTCCCGAGATCTCGCTTCTACCCGACCTCCTCATCAAATCTCAAAGCCGAGTCTCCGACATGGTTACACGTCAACAGCAACAGCCCTCTGCGCAACCCTTCGTCCCGGAAGACCACTCGCTGCCCACCCTTCGCGCCGCACTCCCCGCATGTAAGGGCTGCGAACTGTACCAGCACGCCACCCAAGTGGTTCCCGGGGTCGGAGCAGCCCGTGCCAAACTCATCCTCGTCGGCGAACAACCCGGCGATCAGGAAGATCTCCAGGGTCAGCCCTTCGTCGGTCCTGCCGGCAACATACTTGACCGCGTCATGGCCGAACTCGACATCGACCGCAGCAAAGTCTACGTCACCAACGCTGTCAAACACTTCAAATTCATCCAGCGCGGCAAGTTCCGCCTTCACCAGAATCCTCGCATGTCGGAGATCAGCGCCTGCCGCCCCTGGCTCCTCGCCGAGATCGACTCTATCCAACCCAACGTCGTTCTATGTCTCGGCGCCTCTGCCTCCAAGTCCCTGCTGGGCGGCACCTTCGCCCTCATGCGCGACCACGGGAAGATCCTCAACACCCCCTATGCCAATCAAGTCATCGCCACCATCCACCCCAGCGCCGTCCTTCGCGCCCGCGACAAAGAGTCCGGCGAACAGCTCTTTCAAATCCTCCGCGACGACCTGGCCCTGGCCTGGCACACCGCGCAAAAGCCAGCCTTGACACCGGTATGA
- the deoC gene encoding deoxyribose-phosphate aldolase: MIEVTRREHLPSPKETFLNTLSITDPLPHGPEHFDAAAFAAHTLSSPQNLAAVLDHTLLKPDATRTQVLQLCNEAAEHRFACAMINPTWVSLAAAALKGTGIPVGVVIGFPLGATLAISKREETAHMLKHGAHDIDMVLNVGLLKSAQSADYEAIRQDIHGVVEIAHAAGAIVKVILETCLLPFEEKLRASELALAAGADFLKTSTGFSTGGATADDISLLRGVAGTRAGVKASGGIRSLADATTMLRAGASRIGASASVKIVNELAGHAVEGTSAAPGY, encoded by the coding sequence ATGATAGAAGTAACCCGGCGCGAACACCTCCCCTCGCCGAAGGAGACTTTTTTGAACACGCTGTCGATCACCGATCCTCTCCCCCACGGCCCAGAGCACTTTGACGCCGCAGCCTTCGCCGCCCACACTCTCTCCTCCCCGCAAAACCTCGCAGCCGTCCTCGACCACACCCTGCTCAAGCCCGACGCTACCCGCACCCAGGTCCTCCAGCTTTGCAACGAGGCCGCCGAGCATCGCTTCGCCTGCGCCATGATCAACCCCACCTGGGTCTCGCTCGCCGCAGCTGCCCTGAAGGGCACCGGGATCCCCGTCGGCGTCGTCATCGGCTTTCCCCTCGGCGCCACCCTCGCCATCTCTAAGCGCGAAGAGACCGCGCACATGCTCAAACACGGCGCGCACGACATCGACATGGTCCTCAACGTCGGCCTGCTCAAATCCGCCCAGTCCGCCGACTACGAGGCCATCCGTCAGGACATCCACGGCGTCGTTGAGATCGCCCACGCCGCCGGAGCCATCGTCAAAGTCATCCTCGAAACCTGCCTCCTCCCCTTCGAAGAGAAGCTCCGCGCCTCTGAGCTCGCCTTGGCCGCCGGAGCCGACTTCCTCAAGACCAGTACCGGCTTCTCCACCGGTGGCGCCACCGCCGACGACATCAGCCTCCTCCGCGGCGTAGCCGGCACCCGCGCAGGCGTCAAAGCCTCCGGCGGCATCCGCTCCCTTGCCGACGCCACCACCATGCTGCGCGCCGGAGCCTCACGCATTGGAGCCAGCGCCAGCGTCAAAATCGTCAACGAGCTAGCGGGGCATGCAGTCGAAGGCACTTCTGCGGCCCCTGGGTACTAG
- a CDS encoding SpoIIE family protein phosphatase: protein MPSPIKPSTTPPTGPEVPAPEHPYEGDYRPQSQQLFHPHAADPKIRVEPLQVEFLHNLADALNTTLDLNTLMHRVADLVRAVIDYKIFAILLLNERASDLRMRFQIGHTTEIERIRIKLGRGVSGQAALHRKSLLVEDVTTQENYIDANPNVRSELAVPLVVKNKVIGVLDLQSETIGYFTMEHQRLLELVASRMAIAIENARLYTRVSRQAQTLAVLNDISREITSILDPDDLLERIGQLLKRVIDFHMFTILLWNDRTQLFEHRFSSRFGERVTRERTIALGEGLIGTSAQLREPILAPDVRKDSRYVEANPEVRSELAIPLVYKGEVIGVLDLEHTRVNYYNDDHQRTLSTLASQVAISIANARLYQRIHEEEQRMERDLDMARQVQLRLMPSHPPKLERAEIASRFVAARSIGGDVFDYLDYGSGRIAIAVGDVSGKAAPAALYAALVSGILRSLAPQHLSPATMLAALNDQLQERKLDSQYVTMLMAVWDDSNQTLQIANAGSVQPLFVAANSDTAKPPSVRTIQAEGFPLGLFPNAEYEEFTLSTRPGDLIVFFSDGIVDAINATGDMFGDERLTQLLESQHQPTAQFTVDAVLKAVTDFQAGTAHFDDETIVVLRATEQST, encoded by the coding sequence ATGCCTTCGCCCATCAAACCGAGCACGACCCCACCCACAGGCCCAGAAGTGCCCGCGCCAGAGCACCCCTACGAGGGGGACTACCGCCCCCAGTCCCAGCAACTCTTCCACCCCCACGCCGCCGACCCCAAAATTCGCGTCGAGCCCCTCCAGGTCGAGTTCCTCCACAACCTCGCCGACGCCCTTAACACCACCCTAGACCTCAACACCCTCATGCACCGCGTCGCCGACCTCGTCCGCGCCGTCATCGACTACAAGATCTTCGCCATCCTCCTCCTCAACGAGCGCGCCTCCGACCTCCGCATGCGCTTCCAGATCGGCCACACCACCGAGATCGAACGCATTCGAATAAAGCTCGGCCGCGGCGTCTCCGGTCAAGCCGCACTCCACCGCAAATCCCTCCTCGTCGAAGACGTCACCACGCAGGAGAACTACATCGACGCGAACCCTAACGTCCGCTCCGAGCTCGCCGTCCCGCTCGTAGTCAAGAACAAGGTCATCGGCGTCCTCGATCTGCAGTCCGAGACCATCGGCTACTTCACGATGGAGCACCAGCGACTCCTCGAGCTGGTCGCCTCTCGCATGGCCATTGCCATCGAGAACGCGCGCCTCTACACCCGCGTCTCCCGTCAGGCTCAAACCCTCGCCGTGCTCAACGACATCTCCCGCGAGATCACCAGCATTCTCGATCCCGACGATCTCCTAGAGCGCATCGGCCAGCTCCTCAAGCGCGTCATCGACTTCCACATGTTCACCATTCTCCTGTGGAATGACCGCACCCAGCTCTTCGAGCACCGTTTCTCCTCCCGCTTCGGCGAACGTGTCACCCGCGAGCGCACCATCGCCCTCGGCGAGGGCCTCATCGGCACTTCCGCCCAGCTCCGCGAGCCCATCCTCGCCCCCGACGTCCGCAAGGACTCTCGCTACGTCGAAGCCAACCCCGAGGTCCGCTCCGAACTTGCTATTCCCCTCGTCTACAAGGGCGAGGTCATCGGCGTCCTCGACCTCGAACACACCCGCGTCAACTATTACAACGATGACCACCAGCGCACCCTCTCCACCCTCGCCTCGCAGGTCGCCATCAGCATCGCCAATGCCCGTCTCTACCAGCGCATCCACGAGGAGGAGCAGCGCATGGAGCGCGACCTCGACATGGCCCGTCAGGTCCAGCTTCGCCTCATGCCCTCGCACCCACCCAAGCTTGAGCGCGCCGAGATCGCCTCCCGCTTCGTCGCCGCCCGCTCCATCGGAGGCGACGTCTTTGACTACCTCGACTACGGCTCCGGCCGCATCGCCATCGCCGTGGGAGACGTTAGCGGCAAAGCGGCTCCCGCCGCGCTCTACGCCGCACTGGTCAGTGGAATCCTCCGCTCCCTCGCCCCCCAACATCTCTCTCCTGCCACTATGCTCGCCGCGCTCAACGACCAGCTCCAGGAGCGCAAGCTCGACTCGCAGTACGTCACCATGCTCATGGCCGTCTGGGACGACAGCAACCAGACCCTGCAAATCGCCAACGCCGGCTCCGTCCAACCTCTCTTCGTCGCTGCCAACTCAGACACCGCCAAACCTCCCAGCGTCCGCACCATTCAGGCCGAAGGCTTCCCGCTCGGCCTCTTCCCCAATGCGGAGTACGAAGAGTTCACCCTCTCCACCCGTCCCGGCGACCTCATCGTCTTCTTCTCCGACGGCATCGTCGACGCCATCAACGCCACCGGCGATATGTTTGGCGACGAACGACTCACTCAGCTCCTCGAGTCCCAACACCAACCTACGGCCCAGTTCACGGTAGACGCCGTCCTGAAGGCGGTCACCGACTTCCAGGCCGGCACCGCTCACTTCGACGACGAGACCATCGTAGTGCTGCGTGCCACTGAGCAAAGCACCTGA
- a CDS encoding DUF2076 domain-containing protein, producing the protein MTPQEQDMIGGLIDRIQKTQLAEKDTDAEQMLQQGLGRNPDALYILAQTVLVQKYALDQAQTQLTQAKAQIEQMQQHPEPKHATSFLGSLLGRNEEPAPPPPPPQQGYPQQGGPAYPPYAPVGGGYGAPPQYGAPVQYGAPPQYGAPQGMSGGGFMRGALQTAAGVAAGALAFQGVESLMHGFGHEAGYGGGQGLGGFDGGQRPTEEVVNNYYGDDRGGHDVSADERSLGQQEDRDYGSRGGSDTSSKDRDSLDGSDDTGSGDDASFDSDSSSNDASFDDGGDLGDDGSGGGDDSSFA; encoded by the coding sequence ATGACTCCTCAGGAACAGGATATGATTGGCGGTCTGATCGACCGCATTCAGAAGACGCAGCTTGCAGAGAAAGATACGGACGCGGAACAGATGCTGCAGCAGGGATTGGGACGGAATCCGGATGCTCTGTACATTCTGGCGCAGACGGTGCTGGTGCAGAAGTATGCGCTGGATCAGGCACAGACACAACTGACACAGGCGAAGGCGCAGATCGAGCAGATGCAACAGCATCCGGAGCCGAAGCATGCGACGAGTTTTTTGGGGAGCTTACTTGGGCGCAATGAAGAGCCTGCGCCGCCTCCACCGCCGCCACAGCAAGGCTATCCGCAACAAGGGGGACCGGCTTACCCTCCATATGCACCCGTGGGTGGTGGCTATGGCGCTCCTCCACAGTATGGGGCTCCGGTACAGTATGGTGCTCCGCCGCAGTATGGCGCTCCGCAGGGGATGAGCGGAGGCGGGTTCATGCGCGGGGCACTGCAGACGGCTGCTGGGGTTGCGGCAGGAGCGCTGGCATTTCAGGGCGTGGAGTCGCTGATGCATGGGTTTGGGCATGAGGCTGGGTATGGCGGCGGCCAAGGATTGGGCGGCTTCGATGGTGGTCAGCGTCCGACCGAGGAGGTCGTCAATAACTACTACGGCGACGATCGTGGAGGGCACGATGTCTCGGCAGATGAGAGGTCGCTGGGGCAACAAGAGGATCGGGACTATGGATCGCGTGGCGGTTCGGATACGTCCTCAAAAGATCGTGACTCGCTTGATGGGTCCGATGACACTGGCTCTGGCGATGATGCGAGCTTTGACTCGGATAGTTCGAGTAATGATGCTTCGTTCGATGATGGCGGTGACCTTGGGGATGATGGGTCGGGTGGCGGAGACGATAGTAGTTTCGCCTGA
- the aroA gene encoding 3-phosphoshikimate 1-carboxyvinyltransferase, protein MSSSSSTQTIRPARNFQGSLTLPGDKSISHRYAMLAGLAEGTTRLSNFSTGADPHSSLACMEALGATIVHKQDKTIEITGTAGKFHQPSAPLDCGNSGSTMRMLAGLIAPHPHTFTLIGDHSLTLRPMERIRKPLGQMGAMIDLTTNPGDKEGHAPITVHGGPLHAIDFDTPIPSAQVKTAVLFAGLQANGTTSLTESIRTRDHSEHALQAFGATLNRTSSRGGEVTKLSIPGSQTLKAIDATIPGDISSAAFFLCAALLFPDSNLILDSVGMNPTRASLLDVITALGGKIKVLNVEEHHGELIGTIQVNVSPNGLRGMHIGGALAAQIIDELPVLAAIAPYTHDGITIRDAKELRVKESDRIALVAKNLRAMGAELTEHEDGLVIPGNQSLHGAQIDSGTDHRIAMAFSIAALRATGDTEIHGAEAAAISFPEFFAHLDNLCQR, encoded by the coding sequence ATGTCTTCCTCTTCCAGCACGCAAACCATCCGCCCCGCGCGCAACTTCCAAGGCTCGCTCACACTTCCGGGCGATAAATCCATCTCCCACCGCTACGCCATGCTGGCCGGCCTCGCCGAAGGCACCACCCGCCTCTCCAACTTCTCTACCGGAGCCGATCCCCACTCCTCGCTCGCCTGTATGGAGGCTCTCGGCGCAACCATCGTCCACAAACAAGACAAGACCATCGAGATCACCGGTACCGCCGGGAAATTCCACCAACCCTCCGCCCCTCTTGACTGCGGCAACTCCGGCTCGACCATGCGGATGCTCGCCGGCCTCATCGCTCCTCATCCTCACACCTTCACTCTCATCGGCGACCACTCCCTCACCCTCCGTCCGATGGAGCGCATTCGCAAACCACTCGGACAGATGGGCGCAATGATCGACCTCACCACGAACCCTGGCGATAAAGAAGGTCACGCCCCCATCACCGTCCACGGCGGCCCGCTCCACGCCATCGACTTCGACACTCCCATCCCCAGTGCCCAGGTCAAAACCGCAGTCCTCTTCGCCGGCCTCCAGGCCAACGGCACCACCAGCCTCACCGAATCCATTCGCACCCGCGACCACTCCGAACACGCACTGCAAGCCTTCGGCGCGACCCTCAACCGCACCAGCTCTCGGGGAGGAGAGGTAACCAAGCTAAGCATCCCCGGCAGCCAAACCCTGAAAGCAATCGACGCCACCATCCCCGGCGATATCTCCTCCGCAGCCTTCTTCCTCTGCGCCGCGCTCCTCTTCCCCGACTCCAACCTTATCCTCGACAGCGTCGGCATGAACCCGACCCGAGCCTCGCTGCTCGACGTCATCACCGCCCTCGGCGGCAAGATCAAAGTCCTCAACGTCGAGGAGCATCACGGCGAACTCATCGGCACCATTCAGGTCAACGTCTCACCCAACGGCCTCCGCGGCATGCACATCGGCGGAGCCCTCGCCGCCCAGATCATCGACGAGCTCCCCGTCCTCGCCGCCATCGCCCCGTACACCCACGACGGCATCACCATCCGCGACGCCAAAGAGCTCCGCGTCAAAGAGTCCGATCGCATCGCCCTGGTCGCAAAAAACCTTCGCGCCATGGGAGCCGAACTCACCGAGCACGAAGACGGCCTGGTGATCCCCGGCAACCAGAGCCTTCACGGAGCGCAGATCGACTCCGGCACCGATCACCGCATCGCCATGGCCTTCTCCATCGCTGCCCTGCGTGCCACCGGAGACACTGAGATCCACGGAGCCGAAGCCGCAGCCATCAGCTTCCCAGAGTTCTTCGCCCATCTCGACAATCTCTGCCAACGCTGA
- a CDS encoding glycosyltransferase family 4 protein — translation MQTPPGGSRPILITEIEQFGGSERSVLALSRWLHQRNLPNHVVTYFDRCNLAQYATHRLQVVELNPTPGARNKIASLRTYFNQQPPNSPKPLASGYQPSLHATLAGQRGFHSLMHDTPSLFGDQDTRRLPTDLRIAVSNRIIGYGLRSGGNTIVTSEYLRSECRNDFNIDAKIARMGGLVTSTSASLAHPVDDQLRMFSVCRIEPNKRIDWIIRALAELERGNKPLSSVIDWRLDLAGKGSLIPSLTQMAQTLGIGDRIHFHGFVPDGDLERLFSQTHLFLMPAVQGYGIPAIESLHRGIPVLLHRESGVSDILLDTPWATAFTGGEENMTPALQSAIEGILQGKHHAVQQPHLPTEDEWAERVATLCNWL, via the coding sequence ATGCAAACACCCCCCGGCGGCTCCCGCCCCATCCTCATCACCGAGATCGAACAGTTCGGCGGCTCCGAACGCAGCGTCCTCGCGCTCTCCCGCTGGCTGCATCAACGCAATCTGCCCAATCACGTCGTCACCTACTTCGATCGATGCAACCTCGCTCAATACGCCACCCACCGCTTGCAGGTCGTCGAACTCAACCCCACACCGGGAGCACGCAACAAGATCGCCTCCCTCCGCACTTACTTCAACCAGCAGCCCCCAAACTCACCCAAGCCGCTCGCTTCCGGCTATCAACCTTCCCTCCACGCAACCCTCGCCGGGCAGCGCGGATTCCACAGCCTCATGCACGACACGCCCTCTCTCTTCGGAGATCAGGACACCCGCCGCCTCCCCACCGATCTACGCATCGCCGTTTCAAATCGGATCATCGGCTACGGCCTGCGCTCCGGGGGCAACACCATCGTCACCAGCGAGTACCTCCGCAGCGAATGCCGCAACGACTTCAACATCGACGCAAAGATTGCCCGTATGGGCGGCCTCGTCACTAGCACCTCAGCTTCTCTCGCTCACCCGGTAGACGACCAACTGCGAATGTTCTCCGTCTGCCGCATCGAGCCCAACAAGCGCATCGACTGGATCATCCGCGCTCTCGCTGAACTGGAACGCGGCAACAAACCGCTGTCCTCGGTCATCGACTGGAGGCTCGACCTCGCAGGCAAAGGCTCTCTCATCCCCAGTCTTACCCAGATGGCACAAACCCTTGGCATTGGCGATCGTATCCACTTTCACGGCTTCGTCCCAGACGGCGATCTTGAGCGACTCTTTTCACAGACCCACCTGTTCCTCATGCCTGCCGTTCAAGGCTACGGAATCCCCGCCATCGAATCGCTGCACCGCGGCATCCCCGTTCTGCTCCATCGCGAATCAGGCGTCAGCGACATTCTGCTCGACACCCCCTGGGCAACGGCCTTCACTGGAGGTGAAGAAAACATGACCCCGGCGCTCCAGTCTGCAATAGAAGGCATCCTACAGGGTAAGCATCACGCCGTCCAACAGCCCCATCTCCCCACCGAAGACGAGTGGGCCGAACGCGTCGCAACACTTTGCAATTGGCTGTAA
- a CDS encoding bifunctional nuclease family protein, whose translation MNSSSVQPVVQAPDEVEMQIRGLMMDPVTNMPIIVLKDVGSDLVLPIWVGIFEANAIALELEKTATPRPMTHDLLQNMARGLNAEVRKVVVSELRDDTFFAVIWMDHAGETVTMDARPSDAIALALRWDCPIYVNRTVLENSKQAASGSPNVNAEEMRRWLENLNDDDMGRYKM comes from the coding sequence ATGAATTCTTCTTCGGTTCAACCCGTCGTGCAGGCTCCTGACGAAGTGGAGATGCAGATTCGCGGACTGATGATGGACCCGGTCACGAATATGCCCATCATTGTGCTGAAGGATGTTGGGAGTGATCTGGTGCTGCCGATCTGGGTGGGGATCTTCGAGGCGAATGCAATTGCGCTGGAGCTGGAGAAGACGGCTACTCCGCGGCCGATGACGCACGACCTGTTGCAGAATATGGCTCGTGGGTTGAATGCTGAAGTTCGTAAGGTAGTTGTGTCGGAGCTGCGAGACGATACGTTTTTTGCCGTGATCTGGATGGACCATGCGGGCGAGACGGTGACGATGGATGCGAGGCCGTCGGATGCGATTGCGCTGGCGCTGCGGTGGGACTGCCCGATCTATGTCAATCGCACAGTACTTGAGAACTCGAAGCAGGCTGCCAGCGGCTCGCCGAATGTGAATGCTGAGGAGATGCGGCGGTGGCTTGAGAATCTGAACGACGATGACATGGGCCGTTACAAAATGTAA